From the genome of Candidatus Babeliales bacterium, one region includes:
- a CDS encoding NUDIX domain-containing protein has translation MTKVTFEPFTEACEQKLQFAVIVARFKDKWVFVRHNKRNTFEIPGGSRELHEKILFTARRELFEETGARTFRLTPVCVYVVSKAGVELGRGLLCYSEIVDLGELPPFEISSVHLLDGIPESLTYPDIQPYLFHKIQEWLHGN, from the coding sequence ATGACAAAGGTCACATTTGAGCCTTTCACAGAGGCGTGCGAGCAGAAATTACAGTTTGCGGTCATTGTTGCGCGATTTAAGGACAAATGGGTTTTTGTCAGGCATAACAAGAGAAATACCTTCGAAATTCCGGGAGGATCCCGCGAATTACATGAGAAGATACTCTTCACGGCAAGACGAGAGCTCTTTGAAGAAACAGGAGCTAGAACTTTCAGATTAACTCCTGTTTGTGTATACGTAGTGTCTAAAGCAGGCGTAGAGTTGGGTCGTGGCCTTCTATGTTATTCGGAAATTGTCGATCTTGGTGAATTACCGCCTTTTGAAATTAGTAGCGTCCATCTACTTGATGGGATTCCAGAGTCTCTCACCTATCCCGATATTCAGCCTTATCTGTTTCACAAAATACAAGAATGGCTTCATGGTAACTAG
- a CDS encoding aminoacyl-tRNA hydrolase, with translation MKQASRCKITVIMGLGNPGPSYYWTRHSIGFRIVDALAEHLGTSWERQGAMLLAHVTIQDCDVLLVKPQTFMNASGSVIPSLKQMGLKPGQLLVVHDELELPFGILKLKEGGSARGHNGLKSIMASYGEDFLRLRFGVGRPEDRDAVADYVLTKFNQPRPEVDQAIQKACDMIEELFAEPAP, from the coding sequence ATGAAGCAAGCCTCTCGCTGTAAAATTACCGTTATTATGGGCTTGGGAAATCCAGGCCCATCTTATTACTGGACTCGCCACTCAATAGGGTTTCGTATTGTTGATGCGCTTGCGGAGCACTTGGGTACGTCTTGGGAACGTCAGGGGGCTATGCTACTTGCCCATGTTACTATCCAAGATTGTGATGTCCTCCTAGTTAAACCGCAAACATTCATGAATGCTTCTGGATCTGTTATTCCTTCCTTGAAGCAAATGGGGCTTAAGCCAGGCCAACTATTGGTAGTTCACGATGAGCTAGAATTACCCTTTGGTATTTTAAAGCTTAAAGAGGGAGGAAGCGCTCGTGGACATAATGGTCTTAAATCCATAATGGCCTCATACGGCGAAGATTTTTTGAGGCTAAGGTTTGGGGTCGGAAGACCAGAAGATCGTGACGCTGTGGCAGATTATGTTTTAACTAAATTTAATCAACCGAGACCAGAGGTTGATCAGGCTATTCAGAAGGCTTGTGATATGATTGAGGAGCTTTTTGCTGAGCCTGCTCCGTAA
- a CDS encoding dienelactone hydrolase family protein, with protein MPKVLKLLLWTLSIITILTGSSIVYLLWLQPAFYFPKPEGRYAVGTKLYHWIDTRRKEILHQDKQHPHRELNVKIWYPAQEYLQNAPTTPYAPYAIDYFKKKNPFAWLLILSRPTYVYAIPDLPIATDESTFPVILFSPGFRGFQDSNTAQCESLASHGYVVVGITHPYDNTVVKFSDDRIADGLKSLSKRSQGIPLEQSSILDDSATIWLADIEFVLNKLEQLKQDNNSFLYKRLDLNHIGMFGHSMGGSTALQIAAHDSRIKAAVNLDGALFGYNIAKKIDKPCMVLLAGNGVTFNERPLTQNEWKRYNITSQEEEAKLKESYLPALDKLAQSTHHNFYTFVVKNAGHLDFSDMALSKSAAPLVHLIAMTNSSLLRLGSINGEKVTEIVNAYLLSFFNKYLKKETSALLDSQDGHYAEIETRNKK; from the coding sequence ATGCCTAAAGTCTTAAAGTTACTTCTATGGACCCTATCAATAATCACTATTTTAACGGGCAGCTCCATCGTATATCTTCTCTGGCTTCAGCCAGCCTTCTATTTTCCAAAACCAGAAGGCCGGTACGCAGTGGGCACAAAGCTCTATCATTGGATCGATACACGTCGTAAAGAAATATTACATCAAGATAAGCAGCACCCTCACCGTGAATTAAATGTAAAAATATGGTATCCAGCCCAGGAGTATTTACAAAACGCACCAACTACTCCCTATGCTCCCTATGCAATCGATTATTTCAAAAAAAAGAACCCTTTCGCTTGGTTGTTGATATTATCTCGCCCTACGTACGTATATGCAATCCCCGATTTACCTATTGCCACAGATGAATCGACTTTTCCAGTCATTCTTTTTTCTCCAGGATTCCGAGGATTTCAGGATTCTAATACGGCACAATGTGAATCATTGGCAAGCCACGGGTACGTGGTTGTTGGGATAACACATCCATATGATAATACTGTTGTTAAATTTTCCGACGACCGTATAGCAGATGGTCTCAAGTCTCTTTCAAAAAGATCCCAGGGAATCCCTCTTGAGCAAAGCTCCATTCTTGATGATTCGGCTACAATATGGCTGGCCGACATAGAATTTGTATTAAACAAACTCGAACAACTGAAACAAGACAATAATTCTTTTTTATATAAACGGCTTGATCTTAATCATATCGGTATGTTTGGACATTCTATGGGTGGTTCAACTGCTTTGCAAATAGCCGCCCATGATTCTCGCATAAAAGCAGCAGTAAATTTAGATGGTGCTTTATTTGGTTATAATATAGCAAAAAAGATTGATAAACCCTGCATGGTATTGCTTGCGGGAAATGGCGTTACGTTCAATGAACGCCCCCTGACTCAAAACGAATGGAAAAGATATAATATTACTTCACAGGAAGAAGAAGCGAAATTGAAGGAAAGTTATTTACCAGCACTTGATAAGCTCGCACAATCAACACATCATAATTTCTACACATTTGTTGTTAAAAATGCAGGGCATCTTGATTTTTCAGATATGGCATTATCAAAGTCCGCAGCCCCGCTTGTTCATCTTATTGCGATGACAAACAGCTCTCTGCTAAGGTTGGGATCTATTAATGGAGAAAAAGTAACAGAAATCGTAAACGCATACCTTCTAAGCTTCTTTAATAAGTATCTGAAGAAAGAAACCTCAGCCCTATTGGATAGTCAAGATGGGCATTACGCAGAAATTGAAACGCGAAATAAAAAATAA
- a CDS encoding OmpH family outer membrane protein, producing the protein MKRHKVIAVLCCLGLGYLSANDLAICAYNPDEIMEKSKERAALVEEIDTTYQKLFDTIKQEESELKDAVTKFQNKVALLSEAAKETEQNTLVRKKRDLDTKAERALEDYRVERQKAELRFVQKLDSQVSQFAQEHHYDLVVPKSPGLAMRSQADKTQELLAYMNKAYEGKSGSRTA; encoded by the coding sequence ATGAAGAGACACAAGGTTATTGCCGTTTTATGTTGTTTAGGATTGGGTTATTTAAGTGCAAATGATCTTGCTATTTGTGCCTATAATCCAGATGAAATTATGGAAAAGTCAAAAGAACGTGCTGCACTTGTAGAGGAAATTGATACAACATATCAAAAGTTATTTGATACTATCAAGCAAGAAGAGAGCGAGCTTAAGGACGCTGTTACTAAGTTTCAAAACAAAGTAGCGCTGCTCAGTGAGGCAGCCAAAGAGACTGAACAAAATACTCTCGTGCGCAAAAAACGTGATCTCGATACCAAGGCGGAACGGGCCCTTGAGGATTATCGTGTAGAACGTCAAAAAGCAGAATTGCGTTTTGTGCAAAAACTCGATAGCCAAGTTTCACAGTTTGCGCAAGAGCATCATTACGATCTCGTTGTCCCAAAATCACCGGGACTTGCAATGCGCAGCCAGGCTGACAAGACGCAAGAATTATTAGCATACATGAACAAGGCATACGAAGGTAAAAGTGGTAGCAGGACTGCATGA
- a CDS encoding HAD-IC family P-type ATPase, translated as MKAYQSTINELLQKYKTSAEQGLSSNEVRQRLEKHGPNTLPEPPRDPLLLIFVRQFQNPLIYILLIAAAIIFFVGNKMDAFIISGVLSFNAILGTIQEGRTQNILDRLRHFITTTSVVLRDGEKEVIHDENIVVGDIIVLHEGERIPADARLIEVNNLKIDEALLTGESEGIIKTSGTISREASIADQINMVFRGTSVLSGSGKAIVTAIGSDTEIGHLHISIEGIRTDMPLKHELDRLARGVLVLIFILCVALLGIGLLLGKTFTDLLVMLTALFICVVPEGLPVVLTLVLVTGAHRMAKKNILVKRLRAVDALGRTEVIVLDKTGTLTRNEMVVSQVYVSGQLCSISGSGYFKQGTIRCNGTETMIGMNPHIDALALAGTLLNRSEIEYVKERDIFKIKGEPLEAAMYIFAQKLGLDEKKVYDAYSLIYEIPFDREYAYHAGFYKYNGKCIAFVVGAPEIMKERCHNFDTRAQESLDKMLAVGLRIVSVGAITLNLDQVENHGNDLTFFKSKLESIEFMGFFGIQDAIRPDVIDMISQSRDAGLHIVMATGDHKKTALYVAKRVGIYREGDEVVEGKDLEALAYDELMSRLARITVFARVTPADKLRIVRLFHDLGEVVAMTGDGVNDTPPLIAADVGIAMGGIGTEVAKAAADVVLLDDSFVHVVSAVEQGRHILYALRRVVLYFFTTNLGEVLVVMFALLLNFPLPILAAQILWLNFVTDGFLDVALAMEPKEDGLLRQDWFKKSRYLIDKSLIIKTLYMAIPMGLGSLIIFSFYYHTDLDKARTLTMVTMALYQWFNAWNCRSERKPIFEIGWFSNRWLIAATVLVGVLQVLVVRMPMLQRIFKTVPLSAKEFGLILLFTAPLFFFEEARKWVVRTREQRVDSR; from the coding sequence GTGAAAGCGTATCAAAGTACTATAAATGAGCTACTGCAAAAATATAAAACGAGTGCTGAACAGGGGTTGTCATCAAATGAGGTTCGACAACGTTTAGAAAAACATGGTCCAAATACATTGCCTGAACCTCCCCGCGATCCTCTTCTTTTGATCTTTGTCCGGCAATTTCAAAATCCCCTTATCTACATTTTGCTTATCGCTGCAGCGATAATTTTTTTTGTAGGCAATAAGATGGATGCATTCATTATCAGTGGGGTTCTTTCATTTAATGCCATTTTAGGAACTATCCAAGAGGGGAGAACGCAAAATATTCTCGATCGCCTTCGTCACTTTATTACAACAACATCGGTTGTATTGCGTGATGGGGAAAAGGAGGTTATTCACGATGAAAATATTGTTGTTGGGGACATTATTGTGCTTCACGAGGGAGAGCGTATTCCTGCCGATGCTCGTCTCATTGAGGTCAATAATCTCAAAATCGATGAAGCTCTTCTTACAGGAGAATCGGAAGGTATTATAAAAACAAGTGGCACCATTTCACGTGAGGCGTCTATTGCCGATCAAATTAATATGGTTTTTCGTGGAACATCGGTCCTCTCAGGATCTGGAAAGGCAATAGTAACTGCGATTGGATCTGATACTGAAATTGGACATTTACATATCAGCATCGAAGGTATTCGTACTGATATGCCATTAAAACATGAACTTGATCGGCTTGCGCGTGGTGTTCTGGTTCTCATTTTTATCCTGTGTGTTGCTCTGTTGGGAATAGGGCTGCTATTGGGAAAAACCTTCACTGATTTACTTGTCATGTTAACGGCGCTATTTATTTGTGTGGTTCCGGAAGGTTTGCCTGTTGTACTTACGTTGGTACTAGTGACGGGTGCGCATCGTATGGCCAAGAAGAACATATTGGTAAAACGATTACGCGCTGTTGATGCGTTGGGTCGTACTGAAGTAATTGTTCTTGATAAAACAGGAACATTGACTCGTAATGAGATGGTTGTTTCTCAGGTATACGTAAGTGGACAATTATGTTCAATATCTGGTTCTGGATATTTTAAACAGGGGACAATTAGGTGTAATGGCACCGAAACAATGATAGGCATGAATCCGCATATTGATGCCCTGGCACTTGCAGGAACATTATTGAATCGGTCTGAGATTGAATACGTGAAAGAGCGAGATATATTCAAGATCAAGGGTGAACCACTTGAAGCAGCTATGTACATATTTGCTCAAAAACTTGGGTTAGATGAAAAGAAGGTGTATGACGCATATAGTTTGATTTACGAGATTCCTTTTGACCGCGAATATGCGTATCACGCTGGTTTTTATAAATATAACGGTAAATGTATAGCATTCGTTGTAGGTGCTCCCGAGATTATGAAAGAGCGTTGTCACAATTTTGATACTCGTGCACAAGAATCGCTCGACAAAATGCTTGCGGTAGGTTTACGGATTGTAAGTGTTGGAGCTATTACATTAAATTTGGATCAAGTTGAAAATCATGGTAACGATCTTACGTTTTTTAAAAGCAAATTAGAGAGTATTGAATTTATGGGATTCTTTGGAATCCAAGATGCTATTCGTCCCGATGTCATTGATATGATCTCTCAGTCGCGGGACGCGGGCTTGCATATTGTGATGGCAACAGGTGACCATAAGAAAACGGCTCTTTATGTTGCTAAACGAGTTGGTATCTATCGTGAAGGCGATGAGGTTGTCGAAGGTAAGGATCTAGAGGCTCTTGCTTATGATGAATTGATGAGCCGTCTTGCTCGTATCACTGTTTTTGCGAGAGTGACACCGGCGGATAAGCTGCGCATAGTTCGTTTATTCCATGACCTTGGAGAAGTAGTTGCAATGACGGGCGATGGCGTGAATGATACACCGCCGCTTATTGCAGCTGATGTCGGTATTGCAATGGGTGGAATTGGTACTGAGGTCGCTAAGGCAGCTGCTGACGTTGTACTGCTTGATGATTCATTTGTGCATGTTGTAAGTGCGGTAGAGCAGGGTCGCCATATTCTCTATGCTTTGCGACGTGTTGTATTGTATTTCTTTACTACAAATCTTGGTGAAGTTTTGGTCGTGATGTTTGCATTGCTCTTGAATTTCCCATTACCAATTTTGGCGGCACAGATTTTGTGGCTCAATTTTGTGACTGATGGATTTCTTGACGTGGCATTGGCGATGGAACCTAAGGAAGACGGATTATTGCGACAAGATTGGTTCAAAAAAAGTCGCTATCTCATAGATAAGTCACTGATTATTAAGACTCTCTATATGGCGATCCCAATGGGGTTAGGATCACTTATTATTTTTAGTTTCTATTATCACACAGATCTAGATAAAGCTCGGACACTTACGATGGTGACCATGGCGCTATATCAGTGGTTCAATGCATGGAATTGTAGATCAGAACGCAAACCAATCTTTGAAATTGGATGGTTTTCTAATCGATGGCTTATTGCTGCTACAGTACTCGTTGGTGTATTACAAGTGCTTGTAGTCCGTATGCCTATGCTACAAAGGATATTTAAAACTGTGCCGCTGAGCGCAAAAGAGTTTGGTCTGATCTTGCTCTTTACAGCTCCATTATTCTTTTTTGAAGAAGCTCGTAAATGGGTGGTTCGTACTCGCGAACAGCGAGTTGACTCTCGTTGA
- a CDS encoding DNA alkylation repair protein: MTIADRIQTILKTLQVHSDAQLLEGMARFGIKTIKAYGVSVPVLRKLACEIGKDHELAQKLWDTKVHEARLLATMVAEADKFTNKELERWLKGLDSWDVCDQACLNVFWKMPDVYNKALLWSSRDEEFIRRAGFALMAVLAVKDKEASDEKFIPFLRAVLLHADDDRNFVKKAVNWALRQVGKRNALLHSRAVSVARELKSAVEKPTRWIGADAMRELQSDAVKQRLNI, encoded by the coding sequence ATGACTATTGCAGATCGCATACAGACTATTCTCAAAACTCTCCAAGTACACTCAGATGCTCAATTACTAGAAGGTATGGCGCGCTTTGGCATTAAAACAATCAAAGCATATGGCGTCTCGGTACCCGTACTGCGTAAACTTGCTTGTGAGATTGGTAAAGATCATGAGCTTGCACAGAAGTTATGGGATACAAAGGTTCATGAGGCGCGGCTGTTAGCAACAATGGTTGCTGAAGCAGATAAATTTACAAACAAGGAACTGGAGCGCTGGCTAAAAGGTCTTGATTCCTGGGATGTCTGTGACCAGGCATGTCTAAATGTTTTTTGGAAAATGCCTGATGTCTATAATAAGGCATTATTGTGGAGCTCTCGTGACGAAGAATTTATTCGACGTGCAGGCTTTGCTTTGATGGCAGTGCTTGCTGTGAAAGACAAAGAAGCTTCTGATGAAAAGTTTATCCCATTCTTGAGGGCCGTTTTATTGCATGCCGATGATGACCGCAATTTTGTAAAGAAGGCCGTTAATTGGGCGCTTCGTCAAGTTGGTAAACGCAATGCATTGTTACATAGTCGGGCCGTGAGTGTTGCACGGGAGCTCAAGAGTGCGGTTGAAAAACCAACACGATGGATTGGCGCTGATGCTATGCGAGAACTGCAAAGTGATGCTGTCAAACAACGATTGAATATTTGA